Sequence from the Rutidosis leptorrhynchoides isolate AG116_Rl617_1_P2 chromosome 3, CSIRO_AGI_Rlap_v1, whole genome shotgun sequence genome:
ttttataactgttttacgaaatagacacaagtacttaaaactacattctatggctggattattaaaccgaatatgcccctttttagtctggtaatctaagaattagggaacagacaccctaattgacgcgaatcctaaagatagatctatcgggcccaacaagccccatccaaagtaccgaatgctttagtacttcgaaatttatatcatgtccgaaggaggatcccggaatgatggggatattcttatatgcatattgtgaatgtcggttaccaggtgttcaatccatatgaatgatattttttgtctctatgcatgggacatatatttatgagaactgaaaaatgaaaatcttgtggtctattaatgatggaaatgaatatttatgttaaactaatgaactcaccaaccttttggttgacactttaaagcatgtctattctcaggtatgaaagaaatcttccgctgtgcatttgctcactttaaagatattaattggagtcatacacggtatatttcaaaagacgttgcattcgagtcgttgagttcatcaagattattattaagtcaattatagttagagataatatgaaatggtatgcatgccgtcagctttcgatgtaatgaaagattgtcttttcaaaaacgaatgcaatatttgtaaaatgtatcatatacaggtcaaatacctcgcgatgtaaccaactgttatgaatcgtttataatcgatatggacttcgtccggatggattaggacgggttatgaaagtccgaccttaagcacttgacctttaaatttgtctcattttcaaccatagctttccacttcacaatgTTAACGACCGTTATGTTGTCGTAGTATTAAGATAATTTAATAAAAGAATTTAAATAGTATAAATATATTTACTATAAATACACttagtataaatacatttagtataaatacgaagattaaataATGACTAATAAAAATAAACGTATTATGCATAACTAAtagttttaagaataaacattagtatgcataaaATAAATGTAAGTAactataaataaatgttagataacataaatgtaaatgttagtatacagaaATAAATGtcagtaaacataaatgataattaggcgacagtgtcgaccatatattatttaggcagtataaccgaccatatattatttaggtgatataaccgaccatatattacttaggtggcagagccaaccatattataaatgttgagataatcgtgctaccatattataaatgttgagataatcgtgctgataacgtgttaagagttagtagtttataactacctttggcCTAAGCTTTGATAAATTCTTTATAGTATGAAGGATTAATAGCAGAGAGAAATAGCAATATATATTTCTTATTCATGCAAGAATTGGTATACCTTCTGTGATTAcatttaggtatatatatatatatatatatatatatatatatatatatatatatatatatatatatatatatactacaaatATTTACTATTGTAGAGTAGAAAAATTGTCATCCACATTTATTACTTCCCGTATATGTATAGACTTTTGTATTGACAtttctataacaatttatatttaatatttaataataataataacaaaatgagGAAGTAGTGTTAGAGTGTGTAGTTATGGGTTAGTCACGGTGAATCcactatacgtaaatatataatataaatatataaatataaatattataaaactagAGTGGAATGTATATAAAATGCCGATATATACCGTACCTATCAACAAACATATATAAACACTAAAAAAAATGAATAcataaatggaaaaaaaaaaaaaaatgaatcatCTAAAGGCTAAAACAGCCCATTGATCCATGAATCTCGTAAATAATGATCGacgataaaataaaatcataaaatAAAATCATCTACCAATCGAAATCACACTTGGTCCTCTGAAATCCACCAGAAGCAACCCTACCATCATTAGTAATCGGAACCTTCAAATCACACTCAATTTTGGGTTTAAACTTAGGTTTAGCCCATCCAACTTTCAACCTAATCCTAAGTTTAAGCTTCAAATCAATATTATAAACACCATCATTGCTTTCGCTATCGTATTTCGATCGATCACCGTTTCCTAAAACCACCAACTGCTGACCACTAAACACCGTGCTTAAATCATGCTCCTTTTTATGTCCCAAATAAAACGTATCCAAATCCCTAGTCGAAAACCTCTTGTCATGATACTCCGCATTCGCTTCAATTTTATCGTAGTAAATTCCTATACGTTTGTTAGGGTTTCTAAACGTCATGTTAACCGCTAGATTGTAGTAAAGCGTGTTGTTGTTCGTGGACAAATTGAATTCGGTTAAAGTCGCTTCGTTGACATGGAACTTTGGCGCGTTGGGACGAAATATGAGCCAGAAGACGAGGACCGCGATACCTAACAAGACTAGAATTGTGATAATGATTTGAAAAATGAGATTGAAGATGCAACCACAAAGGCAACTGAAACACCATGAGAATGGGTTGCAGCCGCCACCACGGCTAGGTCGGTGGTAGGATCGAGGTTTTTTCGATGGTGGTGGGATTGATGGACCGTAGTAAGCTCCGTTCAGGGCAGGTTGATTTGAGTTGGCCATTTTGGATTGAGTATTTGATTTGTTTGTGAAAAAGGTTATATGGTATACAAAGGTATTTATAGTGGTTATGTTGATGGTCTATTAACACGATATTTTAAACGCGTTGTGTCATACGTTATAATTTTGGACACCACTTTCTACGTAACTTCCAACTCTTTGACTTGGTACATGGTGGTTTTATGTTATTTTATATGCTTATCATTTCACTAGGTAATTTAAATAATGGACTAGATTAGATCAAATAGTACAACACGCAAAATAAGAGGTTTTATATACGAGTAATAGTTTCACGTGTTAACGTGCCCATCTAATTGTGAATTTATAAGTTTATGAACGATATGTAGATAGATAAAGTTTGTTATTGAAGTGTATAAATTAAGTTGATTTCTAGAAGGAATACGTA
This genomic interval carries:
- the LOC139896809 gene encoding NDR1/HIN1-like protein 3, with translation MANSNQPALNGAYYGPSIPPPSKKPRSYHRPSRGGGCNPFSWCFSCLCGCIFNLIFQIIITILVLLGIAVLVFWLIFRPNAPKFHVNEATLTEFNLSTNNNTLYYNLAVNMTFRNPNKRIGIYYDKIEANAEYHDKRFSTRDLDTFYLGHKKEHDLSTVFSGQQLVVLGNGDRSKYDSESNDGVYNIDLKLKLRIRLKVGWAKPKFKPKIECDLKVPITNDGRVASGGFQRTKCDFDW